Proteins encoded within one genomic window of Acidovorax sp. 107:
- a CDS encoding 5'-nucleotidase, protein MAVTLDDKLVVAISSRALFNFEEENRVFEHDNDRAYVDLQRQRLDVPAAPGVAFSLVRKLLAFNTSEHQRVEVVLLSRNDPVSGMRVFRSCHAHGLPTIQRGVFTQGRDPFRYLRPLGAHLFLSANEADVREALHLGYPAARVVTESVQAGDSNPHEVRIAFDGDAVLFSDEAERVYQAEGLAAFQQHETDKAEQPLPDGPFKPLLAALHRLQSAGEAGGTGMRIRTALVTARSAPAHERAIRTLMDWKIAVDEAMFLGGLPKGEFLREFEPDFFFDDQTGHVTSAARHVPAGHVNSGISNPVRVAGA, encoded by the coding sequence TCTCCTCGCGCGCGCTGTTCAATTTTGAGGAAGAGAACCGCGTCTTCGAGCACGACAACGACCGCGCCTATGTGGACTTGCAGCGCCAGCGGCTCGACGTGCCCGCAGCGCCGGGCGTGGCGTTTTCGCTGGTGCGCAAGCTGCTCGCGTTCAACACCTCCGAGCACCAGCGCGTGGAGGTGGTGCTGCTGTCGCGCAATGACCCGGTGAGCGGCATGCGTGTGTTCCGCTCCTGCCATGCCCATGGGCTGCCGACCATCCAGCGCGGTGTGTTCACCCAGGGGCGCGACCCGTTTCGCTACCTGCGGCCGCTGGGCGCGCACCTGTTCCTGTCCGCCAACGAGGCCGATGTGCGCGAGGCCCTGCACCTGGGCTACCCCGCAGCGCGCGTGGTGACGGAGTCGGTGCAGGCCGGCGACTCCAACCCCCACGAAGTGCGGATTGCCTTTGACGGCGACGCGGTGCTGTTCTCCGATGAAGCCGAGCGCGTGTACCAGGCGGAAGGGCTGGCCGCCTTCCAGCAGCATGAGACCGACAAGGCCGAGCAGCCCCTGCCCGACGGCCCGTTCAAACCCCTGCTGGCCGCCTTGCATCGCCTGCAGTCGGCGGGCGAAGCCGGTGGCACCGGCATGCGCATCCGCACCGCGCTCGTCACTGCCCGCAGCGCCCCCGCGCACGAGCGCGCCATCCGCACGCTGATGGACTGGAAGATTGCGGTGGACGAGGCGATGTTCCTGGGTGGCCTGCCCAAGGGTGAGTTTCTGCGCGAGTTCGAGCCCGATTTCTTCTTTGACGACCAGACCGGCCACGTCACCTCGGCAGCACGCCACGTGCCTGCGGGCCATGTGAACAGCGGCATCTCCAATCCGGTGCGGGTCGCGGGGGCCTGA
- a CDS encoding EF-hand domain-containing protein, which produces MGLQRSVLATVALLAACAAMAQTPSPSPVPASAAQAETHAATEPAAVSPGELKAQREFKMLDFNGDGKLSRSEVKLFPRLAAAFDEADTDGDGFVSYAEVRAFAAKYRAERDRQRAAAQAAATPAVPTAPPAPEARP; this is translated from the coding sequence ATGGGGCTGCAACGATCCGTCCTGGCGACGGTGGCCCTGTTGGCAGCCTGTGCAGCCATGGCACAAACACCCTCGCCTTCACCCGTGCCCGCTTCTGCCGCTCAGGCGGAGACCCATGCCGCCACAGAGCCGGCGGCGGTGAGCCCGGGCGAACTAAAGGCCCAGCGTGAATTCAAGATGCTGGACTTCAACGGCGACGGCAAGCTCAGCCGCTCAGAAGTGAAACTGTTTCCGCGCCTGGCGGCGGCCTTCGACGAGGCCGATACTGACGGCGATGGCTTTGTGTCGTATGCAGAAGTGCGCGCCTTCGCCGCCAAATACCGAGCCGAGCGTGATCGCCAGCGTGCTGCAGCACAAGCGGCGGCCACACCCGCAGTTCCCACGGCACCGCCAGCGCCAGAGGCCCGCCCTTGA